The following are encoded in a window of Lactobacillus panisapium genomic DNA:
- a CDS encoding C40 family peptidase produces the protein MKNKRRIFASLAAIFLVANMTTSTVMAADIETANDQPSAAQSNNNQETNKETEFKQLATKYKWTAGDNITDQVMLNTPEKRTVYLQKWNGKKYVNCQTFTTGETGSFKLTFPSNWYRKLKTTWRLYAPATNDATAATSDKITISTVRRYQIPAKYRQLHMKDLHIKGFYSSPLDKSLNYASTREDYVKAFIKRGYQYKKAKTAWVNFTTKQPGTSVDCSGLVMQCMYATGIDPSPANPRWHATHEWGCRSFVKSKTLQTVSLKHLKRGDLIFYGRPKPACYHIGIYLGKNKVLHSWPGAGVTVWPANFKRYYYAKRVFPITKTVSVHEKN, from the coding sequence ATGAAAAATAAAAGACGTATTTTTGCCAGCCTAGCCGCCATTTTTTTAGTAGCAAACATGACTACAAGTACTGTGATGGCTGCGGATATTGAAACTGCCAATGATCAGCCGTCTGCAGCGCAGTCAAACAATAATCAGGAAACTAATAAAGAGACTGAGTTTAAGCAGTTAGCAACTAAGTATAAATGGACTGCGGGTGACAACATCACTGATCAGGTTATGCTAAATACACCAGAAAAAAGAACAGTTTATTTACAAAAATGGAACGGCAAAAAATACGTTAATTGCCAAACTTTTACAACTGGTGAAACCGGTAGTTTTAAATTAACTTTTCCTTCTAACTGGTATCGTAAATTGAAGACAACTTGGCGTTTATATGCTCCTGCAACAAATGATGCAACTGCAGCGACAAGTGATAAAATTACGATTTCGACAGTTCGCCGTTATCAAATTCCAGCTAAATATCGTCAATTGCATATGAAAGATCTCCACATTAAAGGCTTTTACTCAAGTCCCCTTGATAAAAGCCTCAATTATGCTTCAACTAGAGAGGATTACGTAAAGGCATTTATTAAGCGCGGATATCAGTATAAGAAGGCGAAAACTGCGTGGGTTAATTTCACGACTAAACAGCCAGGTACTTCCGTTGATTGCTCTGGATTGGTTATGCAATGCATGTACGCAACCGGAATTGATCCGTCGCCAGCTAATCCGCGGTGGCATGCAACACATGAATGGGGTTGCCGTTCCTTCGTTAAAAGCAAGACTTTGCAAACAGTGAGTTTAAAGCACTTAAAACGCGGAGATTTGATTTTCTACGGTCGGCCAAAGCCAGCTTGCTATCATATCGGGATTTACCTTGGTAAAAATAAAGTTCTTCATTCTTGGCCAGGAGCTGGAGTAACGGTTTGGCCAGCTAACTTTAAACGGTATTACTATGCTAAGCGGGTTTTCCCAATAACTAAAACCGTTAGTGTTCATGAAAAAAATTAA
- a CDS encoding C39 family peptidase, whose translation MKKGFWLLLLTAITAFEFGTANSVCAATNEPQAPKTQVVANKTEKNQANLSSKSSKTLEGWVTENGATSYYQDGKKVTGQIKIGNSYYLFNKNGQRLSGVRKTPHKASYSYYLDDGKRSETSIATPKTQYLIKNGKIIGVKNKAAAISQRPQLPTGCEMTAVTMMLNFAGVPVSKTEVANLTPRSSNPNKGFIGSPYKKYPAGYWVAPNGIKGVVKKYLGTTKVMTGASLTAIKNKLLRSHLVVVWVSGIDGFSNHALTLTGYYKKRLYYNDPWTGKKASINTSNFIKHWRGDGYRALSY comes from the coding sequence ATGAAAAAAGGATTTTGGCTACTATTATTAACAGCAATTACGGCGTTTGAGTTTGGTACGGCTAACTCTGTATGTGCCGCAACAAATGAGCCTCAGGCGCCAAAAACGCAAGTAGTTGCTAATAAAACAGAAAAAAATCAAGCTAATTTAAGTTCAAAGTCATCTAAAACTTTAGAAGGCTGGGTAACGGAAAATGGTGCAACATCTTATTATCAAGATGGCAAAAAGGTAACTGGACAAATTAAAATCGGTAATTCATATTATTTGTTCAATAAAAACGGTCAGCGCTTGAGTGGTGTAAGAAAGACACCACATAAAGCAAGTTACAGTTATTATTTAGATGATGGCAAAAGAAGCGAGACGTCTATTGCAACACCTAAAACCCAATATTTGATTAAAAACGGCAAAATTATTGGTGTAAAAAACAAGGCAGCTGCGATATCGCAGAGACCACAATTACCAACTGGATGTGAAATGACGGCTGTTACAATGATGCTTAATTTTGCAGGTGTTCCTGTTTCGAAAACTGAAGTTGCCAATTTAACACCGAGAAGCAGTAATCCAAATAAGGGGTTTATCGGCTCACCATATAAAAAATATCCAGCAGGATATTGGGTAGCGCCTAATGGTATTAAAGGAGTTGTTAAAAAATATCTTGGAACGACAAAAGTAATGACTGGGGCAAGTTTAACAGCAATAAAGAATAAGCTTTTGCGCTCACATTTAGTCGTCGTTTGGGTTAGTGGCATTGATGGTTTTTCCAATCACGCATTAACGTTAACTGGATATTATAAGAAACGACTTTATTACAATGATCCATGGACTGGAAAAAAAGCATCAATTAATACAAGTAATTTTATTAAACATTGGCGTGGTGATGGTTATCGGGCATTAAGTTATTAA
- the rplL gene encoding 50S ribosomal protein L7/L12: MALDTEKIIEDLKNASILELNDLVKAIEDEFGVSAAAPVAAAGAAGGDAAAKSSYDVELTEAGQEKVKVIKVVRDITGLGLKDSKDLVDGAPKNVKEGVSEDEANDIKSKLEEVGASVTLK; encoded by the coding sequence ATGGCTTTAGATACTGAAAAGATTATTGAAGACTTAAAGAATGCTTCAATTCTTGAATTAAATGACCTTGTAAAGGCTATTGAAGACGAATTTGGCGTTTCTGCTGCTGCTCCAGTTGCTGCTGCAGGTGCTGCTGGTGGTGACGCAGCTGCTAAGTCAAGCTACGATGTAGAATTGACTGAAGCTGGTCAAGAAAAGGTTAAGGTTATTAAGGTTGTTCGTGACATCACTGGACTTGGCCTTAAGGACTCAAAGGATCTTGTTGATGGCGCTCCTAAGAACGTTAAGGAAGGCGTTTCTGAAGACGAAGCTAACGACATTAAATCTAAGCTTGAAGAAGTTGGTGCTTCAGTAACTTTGAAATAG
- the rplJ gene encoding 50S ribosomal protein L10, with translation MSKAAIAEKEKFVDAFAEELKSAKAILVINYLGLTVEEVTNMRKELRENDVKMKVVKNTYLRRAAAKAGIEGLDDAFVGPTAVVYTDNADDITEPARIVSKYEDDFDVIDIKGGMLEGKLTSKEDIKSLAAIPGREGLLSMLVSVLQAPVRNVAYAVKAVADSKDESAE, from the coding sequence TTGAGTAAAGCTGCTATTGCTGAAAAAGAAAAGTTCGTTGACGCATTTGCTGAAGAACTTAAATCTGCAAAAGCTATCTTAGTAATTAATTACCTTGGTTTGACTGTTGAAGAAGTTACTAACATGCGTAAGGAACTTCGTGAAAACGACGTTAAGATGAAGGTTGTTAAGAACACATACTTAAGACGTGCTGCTGCTAAGGCTGGCATTGAAGGTCTTGATGACGCTTTTGTTGGCCCTACTGCTGTTGTTTATACTGATAATGCTGATGACATCACAGAACCAGCTCGTATTGTTTCAAAATATGAAGATGATTTTGATGTAATCGACATTAAGGGTGGTATGCTAGAAGGCAAGTTGACTTCTAAAGAAGACATTAAGTCTCTTGCTGCTATTCCTGGACGCGAAGGCTTGCTATCAATGCTTGTTTCTGTATTACAAGCTCCTGTACGCAACGTCGCATACGCTGTTAAAGCTGTTGCTGATTCAAAAGATGAATCTGCTGAATAA
- the phoU gene encoding phosphate signaling complex protein PhoU, whose translation MHEIFLDELKKLNTQFMEMGVQVNDLIDQGTRSFVDHDKKMAQEMIEEDKVVAKEAIKIEKKALDLMALQQPVATDFRVVISILKATTDLERIGENANSIAVETVRVKGNPRISEVEKIISGMTHQVRTMLIQVLTAYVQDDENTARSMLNGHEDVYQDYRKARQMIIDGVEQDPNVAVASASYFVIIRLLERISDHIVNLASWVIYKSSGELFELISADKKKTQAKKRTKTAKAKATTKKNSKTKKE comes from the coding sequence ATGCACGAAATATTTTTAGACGAACTGAAAAAGCTAAACACGCAATTTATGGAAATGGGTGTCCAAGTTAATGATTTAATTGACCAGGGAACCCGGTCATTCGTCGATCACGATAAAAAGATGGCGCAGGAAATGATTGAAGAAGATAAGGTTGTGGCCAAAGAAGCAATTAAGATTGAGAAAAAAGCACTCGACCTAATGGCATTACAACAACCTGTCGCTACAGATTTTCGCGTTGTAATTAGTATTTTAAAGGCCACAACTGATTTGGAAAGAATCGGTGAAAATGCCAATAGTATTGCGGTTGAAACTGTTCGCGTTAAAGGTAACCCGCGGATTTCCGAAGTTGAAAAAATCATTTCTGGCATGACTCATCAAGTTCGGACAATGTTAATTCAAGTTTTGACTGCCTATGTTCAAGATGATGAAAACACTGCTCGGTCAATGCTTAATGGACATGAAGATGTTTACCAAGATTACCGCAAAGCCCGGCAAATGATTATTGATGGTGTTGAGCAAGATCCAAATGTTGCCGTCGCTTCAGCCAGTTACTTTGTCATTATTAGATTGTTAGAGCGGATTAGCGATCACATTGTCAACTTAGCAAGTTGGGTTATTTACAAATCATCCGGTGAACTTTTTGAACTAATTAGTGCTGATAAGAAAAAAACACAAGCGAAAAAAAGGACAAAAACTGCTAAGGCTAAAGCAACGACTAAGAAAAATAGCAAGACTAAAAAGGAATAA
- the pstB gene encoding phosphate ABC transporter ATP-binding protein PstB, giving the protein MTNIMEAENVKLSYGDFEALHGITLAFPTKKLTALIGPSGCGKSTFLRCLNRMNDDIENIKITGKILLEGQDIYRTHLDLVALRKKVGMVFQQPTPFPFSVFDNVAYGLRVAGVKDKELIEQRVEESLKQAAIWEETKDSLQRNALAFSGGQQQRICIARALAVRPEVVLLDEPTSALDPISSSEIEETLMGLKKKYTFIMVTHNLQQASRVSDQVAFLMNGELIESGTTEQMFLAPEKEITSNYLNGRFG; this is encoded by the coding sequence ATGACAAATATCATGGAAGCCGAGAACGTTAAATTAAGTTACGGCGATTTTGAAGCATTGCACGGAATTACGCTTGCTTTTCCAACTAAGAAACTGACGGCACTGATTGGCCCATCAGGTTGTGGTAAGTCAACTTTTTTACGGTGCTTGAACCGGATGAATGATGATATTGAAAATATTAAGATCACTGGCAAAATTTTGCTGGAAGGGCAAGATATTTATCGAACTCATTTGGATTTAGTGGCTTTAAGAAAAAAAGTAGGCATGGTTTTTCAACAACCAACACCGTTTCCGTTTTCGGTGTTTGATAATGTTGCTTATGGCTTGCGTGTCGCTGGCGTCAAAGACAAAGAGCTGATTGAACAGCGAGTAGAAGAAAGCTTGAAACAAGCAGCCATTTGGGAGGAAACCAAAGACAGCTTGCAACGAAATGCTCTTGCATTTTCTGGTGGACAGCAGCAGAGAATCTGTATTGCGCGGGCTTTAGCGGTAAGACCAGAAGTGGTTTTACTCGATGAGCCTACTTCGGCACTAGACCCAATTTCTAGCTCAGAAATTGAGGAAACCTTGATGGGGTTAAAGAAAAAATATACCTTTATCATGGTTACGCACAATTTGCAGCAAGCCAGTCGGGTATCTGATCAAGTTGCATTTTTGATGAATGGTGAATTAATTGAATCTGGTACAACTGAGCAGATGTTCCTGGCACCAGAAAAGGAAATAACTAGTAATTATCTTAACGGCCGTTTTGGCTAA
- the pstB gene encoding phosphate ABC transporter ATP-binding protein PstB gives MENWQTQKTYIKTFPEEDCAVYTEDLSVFYGGTIQKLFDVSLGFKKNTITALIGASGSGKSTFLRSLNRMNDRVARVDGKIMFHDLDVNQKKINVYELRKAIGMVFQKPNPFPKSIRENIVYALKANGQQDKQKLDQIVEESLRAAALWDEVKDKLDKSALALSGGQQQRLCIARAIALKPEILLLDEPASALDPVSTAKLEDTLKQLRKKYTMVMVTHNMQQASRISEYTAFFHLGHALEYDTTTNIFTNPQGEITEKYIQGSFG, from the coding sequence ATGGAAAATTGGCAAACGCAAAAGACTTACATTAAGACTTTTCCTGAAGAAGATTGTGCCGTGTACACAGAGGACTTAAGTGTCTTTTATGGTGGTACAATTCAAAAGTTGTTTGATGTTAGTCTTGGATTTAAGAAAAATACCATTACTGCTTTAATTGGTGCCTCGGGCTCTGGTAAATCAACATTTTTACGTTCTCTGAACCGGATGAATGATCGGGTTGCTCGGGTAGACGGTAAGATTATGTTTCATGATCTTGATGTTAACCAGAAAAAGATTAATGTTTATGAATTACGTAAGGCAATCGGGATGGTTTTCCAAAAACCAAATCCATTCCCGAAATCAATTCGGGAGAATATTGTTTACGCTTTAAAAGCAAATGGCCAACAGGACAAGCAGAAGTTAGACCAGATAGTTGAAGAAAGTTTGCGGGCTGCTGCTTTATGGGACGAAGTTAAAGACAAATTGGATAAAAGTGCCTTAGCTTTGTCAGGCGGACAGCAGCAGCGACTTTGTATCGCACGTGCAATTGCGTTAAAACCAGAAATTTTGCTTTTAGATGAGCCAGCAAGTGCGCTTGATCCGGTCTCAACTGCTAAGCTTGAAGATACGTTAAAGCAGTTGCGGAAAAAATACACAATGGTGATGGTTACGCATAATATGCAGCAAGCTTCTAGAATTAGTGAGTATACCGCGTTTTTCCATTTGGGACATGCACTGGAATACGATACGACTACTAACATTTTCACTAATCCGCAAGGCGAGATCACTGAGAAGTATATTCAGGGTAGTTTTGGCTAA